Proteins encoded together in one Rana temporaria chromosome 6, aRanTem1.1, whole genome shotgun sequence window:
- the FIGN gene encoding fidgetin, translating into MISSTSVYGLKMQWTPEHAQWPEQHFDITSTTRSPAHKVEAYRGHLQRTYQYAWANDDISALTASNLLKKYAEKYSGILDGSMERPILSNYTEAQSGLVNGRKNEGEPWQSSLNPEGVYPMNCVADVIAASKAGVGAASDVSASIGSSPGVGSNLTESSYSSSTCGSHTVQSLHSGLPSQEYGAGYNGSYLHSSYSSQSASALQSPHPSPLHSSGLLQPPPPPPPPSALVPGYNGASNLSSYNYPPAAYPPQSTVGSGYSPGSAPPPSAYLPSGIPAPTPLPPTTVPGYSYQTHGLTPITPSSLSNSSASSLKRKAFYMAGQSDLDPSYGNYSYSQQRTSHSPMYRMSDTSISNSNRGNGFDRSSETTSLAFKPTKQMGPGDQQRKFTSQSTRALTPPSYSTAKNSRSSETFGKYNSSAISEHSDDHRQMLPHSLQGTGIHTATSSNHSVDEQLKNTDTHLIDLVTNEIISQGHPVDWDEIAGLDLVKAFIKEEVLWPVIRSDAFSGLTALPRSLLLFGPRGTGKTLLGRCIASQLGATFFKLSGSNIVTKWITEGEKIVHATFLVARCRQPSVIFVSDIDMLLSSQVSEEHSPISRMRTEFLMQLDTVLSSAEDQIVVICATSKPEEIDESLRRYFMKRLLIPLPDSTARHQIIIQLLSQHNYCLTDKEVALLVQRTEGFSGLDVARLCQEAVVGPLHAIPPSELSAIMPGQLRPVTYQDFENVFCKIQPSISQKELDTYIEWNKMFGCSQ; encoded by the coding sequence GCTTGAAGATGCAGTGGACGCCAGAGCATGCTCAGTGGCCAGAACAGCATTTTGATATAACTTCAACCACTAGGTCACCAGCCCACAAAGTTGAAGCATATCGAGGTCACTTGCAGCGTACCTATCAGTATGCCTGGGCCAATGATGACATCTCTGCTTTAACAGCATCAAATCTGCTAAAGAAATATGCAGAGAAATATTCTGGAATTTTGGATGGTTCCATGGAACGACCCATTCTAAGTAATTACACTGAAGCTCAATCAGGTCTTGTAAATGGCCGGAAAAATGAAGGTGAACCTTGGCAGAGTTCCTTGAACCCTGAGGGTGTATATCCTATGAACTGTGTTGCTGATGTTATTGCAGCAAGCAaagctggagtgggagctgcaTCCGATGTTTCTGCCAGCATAGGTAGTTCTCCTGGGGTGGGAAGCAACCTGACAGAATCTAGTTATTCCAGTAGTACATGTGGAAGTCACACAGTACAAAGTCTGCATTCAGGGCTACCATCTCAGGAATATGGAGCAGGATACAACGGATCCTACCTGCATTCAAGTTACAGTAGCCAGTCTGCCTCTGCACTGCAATCACCTCACCCATCTCCACTTCATAGCTCTGGACTTCtacaacctcctcctccacctccacctccatCAGCTTTAGTGCCAGGCTACAATGGGGCCTCAAACCTATCAAGCTACAACTATCCACCTGCTGCTTATCCCCCGCAATCCACTGTTGGCTCAGGCTATAGTCCTGGAAGTGCACCTCCTCCCTCAGCTTACCTCCCTTCAGGCATTCCTGCTCCTACTCCTCTTCCTCCCACTACTGTACCTGGCTATAGCTATCAGACCCATGGGTTGACCCCGATAACACCGTCTTCTTTGTCTAACAGTTCTGCCAGCTCTCTTAAAAGAAAAGCTTTCTACATGGCAGGGCAAAGCGATTTAGATCCCAGCTATGGAAATTATAGTTACAGTCAACAAAGAACCTCACATAGCCCTATGTATAGAATGTCTGACACAAGTATTTCTAATTCAAATAGGGGAAATGGCTTTGATCGAAGTTCTGAAACAACATCCTTAGCCTTCAAGCCAACAAAACAGATGGGACCTGGTGACCAGCAAAGAAAATTTACCAGTCAGTCAACTAGAGCTCTCACCCCACCTTCATATAGCACTGCTAAAAATTCAAGATCAAGTGAAACTTTTGGAAAATACAACTCTTCTGCAATTAGTGAGCACAGTGATGACCACAGGCAAATGCTCCCACACTCTCTACAAGGCACTGGAATTCATACAGCTACCTCATCCAACCACTCTGTGGACGAACAGCTGAAGAATACCGATACACACCTCATTGACCTTGTAACAAATGAAATTATCAGCCAGGGACATCCAGTTGACTGGGATGAAATTGCTGGCCTTGATTTAGTGAAGGCCTTTATAAAAGAAGAAGTCTTATGGCCTGTAATTCGGTCAGATGCATTCAGTGGACTCACTGCTTTGCCTCGGAGCCTTCTTTTATTTGGACCTAGGGGGACAGGCAAAACTTTACTGGGCAGGTGCATAGCTAGTCAGCTGGGTGCCACATTCTTTAAACTTTCTGGCTCGAATATTGTCACAAAGTGGATAACTGAAGGTGAAAAGATTGTTCATGCAACATTCCTTGTTGCAAGGTGTCGGCAGCCCTCAGTGATTTTTGTTAGTGACATTGACATGCTTCTCTCTTCCCAAGTGAGTGAAGAACATAGTCCTATAAGTAGGATGAGAACAGAATTTCTTATGCAGTTAGATACTGTTCTATCTTCTGCTGAGGACCAAATAGTTGTAATCTGTGCCACAAGTAAACCTGAAGAAATAGATGAATCTCTACGGAGATATTTCATGAAAAGACTTCTTATTCCCCTTCCTGACAGCACAGCCAGACATCAGATAATAATACAACTGCTatcacagcacaattactgtCTCACTGACAAAGAGGTTGCACTCCTTGTCCagcgcacagaaggtttttctggACTGGATGTGGCTCGTTTGTGTCAGGAAGCTGTGGTAGGCCCTCTTCATGCCATACCACCTTCAGAACTTTCAGCCATTATGCCTGGCCAGCTGCGACCTGTAACATATCAAGACTTTGAAAATGTATTCTGCAAGATTCAGCCTAGCATATCACAAAAAGAACTTGATACATATATTGAATGGAACAAAATGTTTGGGTGCAGTCAGTGA